A genome region from Hymenobacter tibetensis includes the following:
- a CDS encoding manganese catalase family protein → MFYHDKELQYKVRVDRPNPVFARMLQQAIGGIEGEIRVCLQYLFQAWGNRGPAKYRDMLLETGTEEMAHIEMLATAVALNLEGAPTSLKEEMAKDKMVGAILGGMDPRHFLSSGLAAMAVDANGVPFNGSWVVGSGNTAADMYANVMAESTGRVLATRLWEMTDDPGMKDMLSFLIARDSMHQNQWLAVLEELGGVQGVHPIPNSFPQSQEVQQFSYAFVSTSVNDLGTPNGRWTQGPSIDGKGEFHVMKAEPLGGEPKLAPPVPEGHAQKEQMTLTDSVVGNIKDTLGL, encoded by the coding sequence ATGTTCTATCACGATAAGGAGTTGCAATACAAAGTTCGGGTCGACCGCCCTAACCCCGTTTTCGCGCGCATGTTGCAGCAAGCCATTGGCGGCATCGAAGGCGAAATCAGGGTGTGTTTGCAGTATCTGTTTCAGGCCTGGGGCAACCGCGGGCCCGCAAAGTACCGCGACATGCTTCTCGAAACCGGCACCGAGGAAATGGCCCACATCGAGATGCTCGCTACGGCCGTGGCCCTCAACCTGGAAGGCGCTCCTACCAGTCTGAAAGAGGAAATGGCGAAAGACAAAATGGTAGGTGCCATTCTGGGCGGCATGGACCCGCGTCACTTTTTGTCGTCGGGCTTGGCGGCTATGGCTGTTGATGCCAATGGCGTACCGTTCAACGGCTCGTGGGTGGTGGGCAGTGGCAACACCGCCGCCGACATGTATGCCAACGTAATGGCGGAAAGCACTGGCCGCGTACTGGCTACCCGTTTGTGGGAAATGACCGACGACCCCGGCATGAAAGACATGCTTTCCTTTCTGATTGCTCGCGACAGTATGCACCAGAACCAGTGGCTGGCCGTACTCGAAGAGTTGGGCGGCGTGCAGGGCGTGCATCCTATTCCAAACTCGTTTCCGCAAAGCCAGGAAGTGCAGCAGTTCAGCTACGCTTTCGTGAGCACCAGCGTCAACGACCTGGGTACGCCGAACGGCCGCTGGACCCAGGGCCCTTCTATTGACGGCAAAGGCGAGTTCCACGTCATGAAAGCCGAGCCGCTGGGCGGAGAGCCCAAGCTGGCGCCTCCCGTGCCCGAAGGCCACGCCCAGAAAGAGCAGATGACCCTGACCGATAGTGTGGTGGGCAACATCAAAGACACCTTAGGCCTGTAG
- a CDS encoding RES domain-containing protein, with translation MSVPPPQATEATIRRQLRRLRHLSCRRHSISSLSTRVRWLLTEPNIRCLELPAGTLVYRGIPCQELPQRVQDVSYPPPERIAHDQRANRAGVPMFYASATWHPPFFEAGVQPQDEIIISRWISRQPLRLVSFHPADQSPDDPHSDRDHTLRQVLQQLPSSVRVVSAFLTRIFTRPVSEENAHHYRFSIAIAEACKLGDFFDGLLYPSAAMPSLNHNLALHPSCLDTGKLELQYVEHLRVNKVGTETLDVCSLDFANQVAPDGRLHWLGQPGNWVLREGGKNTSCTL, from the coding sequence ATGAGTGTGCCGCCCCCCCAGGCCACAGAAGCCACCATACGCCGGCAGCTTCGAAGGCTGCGCCATTTAAGCTGCCGACGCCATTCTATCAGTTCCTTATCCACCCGAGTACGCTGGCTGCTCACCGAGCCCAACATCCGCTGCCTGGAGCTACCGGCTGGCACGCTGGTATACCGGGGCATTCCGTGCCAGGAGCTGCCGCAACGGGTGCAGGACGTGTCGTATCCGCCGCCGGAGCGCATAGCCCACGACCAGCGGGCCAACCGCGCGGGTGTGCCCATGTTCTACGCCAGCGCCACCTGGCACCCGCCCTTTTTTGAGGCGGGCGTGCAGCCTCAGGATGAAATCATCATCAGCCGCTGGATCAGCCGGCAGCCGCTGCGCCTGGTTAGCTTCCACCCCGCCGACCAAAGCCCCGACGACCCCCACTCCGACCGGGACCATACCCTGCGCCAAGTGTTGCAGCAGCTTCCGTCGTCGGTGCGAGTGGTTTCCGCTTTTCTTACGCGGATTTTCACGCGGCCCGTATCCGAGGAAAATGCCCACCACTACCGCTTTTCCATTGCCATAGCCGAAGCCTGCAAGTTGGGGGATTTCTTTGACGGGCTGCTGTACCCGTCGGCGGCCATGCCGTCCTTGAACCACAACCTGGCCCTGCACCCCAGCTGCCTCGACACCGGCAAGCTGGAGCTGCAGTACGTGGAGCACCTACGCGTCAACAAGGTCGGGACGGAAACGCTGGACGTATGTTCCCTCGATTTCGCCAATCAGGTTGCCCCCGATGGTCGTTTGCACTGGCTCGGCCAACCCGGCAACTGGGTGCTGCGCGAAGGAGGCAAAAACACCAGCTGCACGTTGTAA
- a CDS encoding STAS domain-containing protein: MTAFTTYIQQSQGTIGVSLRGCCTDQEAARQLESAISQAIANGLAVVWIDCQHLERLNWQGQRGILNADRQARLIGVSLHWCGMPTTVLDQLVESGLSQLLHLQTTGNYQGPQSLLHDSIPPISPLNPPTPK, translated from the coding sequence ATGACCGCCTTCACAACCTATATCCAACAAAGCCAAGGTACAATAGGCGTAAGCCTGCGTGGGTGCTGCACCGACCAGGAAGCTGCCCGGCAACTGGAGTCTGCTATCAGCCAGGCCATAGCCAACGGGCTGGCCGTGGTGTGGATCGACTGCCAGCACCTGGAACGCCTGAACTGGCAGGGCCAGCGAGGCATTCTCAACGCCGACCGGCAGGCCCGCCTCATAGGGGTGTCGTTGCACTGGTGCGGCATGCCAACCACCGTGCTCGACCAGCTGGTGGAAAGCGGGCTAAGCCAACTGCTGCACTTGCAAACCACCGGCAACTACCAGGGCCCCCAATCCTTGCTCCACGACTCCATACCACCCATTTCTCCTCTGAACCCCCCTACGCCCAAATGA
- a CDS encoding YciE/YciF ferroxidase family protein, with amino-acid sequence MLFDKLETLDDLFEMQLKDLYSAEQQLTKALPQMASAAKDGRLRRGIERHIRETENQVARLEQIGKNLQLDLSGHTCKAMEGLIAEGQETMSENATEEVMDAALIAASQRIEHYEISGYGTAAHFAERLGHTDAADLLRQTLEEEQLADTKLNDLAKNYLNAKAE; translated from the coding sequence ATGTTATTCGACAAACTAGAGACGCTCGACGACCTGTTCGAAATGCAGCTAAAGGACCTGTACAGTGCTGAACAGCAATTGACCAAGGCCCTGCCCCAGATGGCCAGTGCCGCCAAAGACGGCCGCTTGCGTAGAGGCATTGAGCGCCATATCCGCGAGACGGAAAACCAAGTGGCCCGGCTCGAACAAATCGGCAAAAACTTGCAGCTAGACCTGAGCGGCCACACCTGCAAAGCCATGGAAGGCCTGATTGCCGAAGGCCAGGAAACGATGTCGGAAAACGCGACGGAAGAAGTAATGGACGCCGCCCTGATTGCCGCCTCCCAGCGCATCGAGCACTACGAAATTTCGGGCTACGGCACGGCCGCTCACTTCGCGGAACGCCTCGGCCACACCGACGCCGCCGATTTGCTCCGCCAGACCCTGGAAGAAGAGCAGCTGGCCGACACCAAATTGAACGATCTAGCCAAAAACTACCTCAACGCCAAGGCTGAATAG
- a CDS encoding response regulator produces MRSVLLVEDDFFDTMTVKKSFEKFSVQHHLYTAFNGLEALDLLLGQNGVEPIQPLPEVILLDLNMPKMNGHEFLAEMRKHPELASIPVFVTTTSALDVDRLNVQHLGVSGYILKPLDFETAADMVDSMSLLEKLLK; encoded by the coding sequence ATGCGTTCGGTATTACTGGTTGAAGACGACTTCTTTGATACGATGACGGTCAAAAAGTCTTTCGAGAAATTCAGCGTGCAGCACCACCTCTACACGGCGTTCAACGGGCTGGAGGCGCTGGATTTGCTGTTGGGACAAAACGGCGTTGAACCCATTCAGCCGCTGCCCGAGGTTATTCTGCTGGACCTGAACATGCCCAAAATGAACGGCCACGAGTTCTTGGCTGAAATGCGCAAGCACCCGGAGCTGGCGTCTATTCCGGTGTTCGTCACTACCACGTCGGCGCTCGATGTGGACCGGCTGAACGTGCAGCATCTGGGGGTGAGCGGCTACATTTTGAAGCCCCTGGATTTTGAAACGGCCGCCGACATGGTGGACAGCATGAGCTTGCTGGAAAAGCTATTGAAATAG
- a CDS encoding sensor histidine kinase yields the protein MRLKLNTKIILGFSLALSVLLLTSLGAYKSIQQLSFYTQQVQHTNQVLQHTSDLRMRIRDAQVAVRGYLLLGEPTYLLAYRDGFQRATIDLDSLQQAVRDNPEQQSRLDTLRRTISRERAFLDPWTSLPPSPSTARNLVEADRNNLNHLQELLARLRASEEALLRDRMRNQDLYRITSPAAIIAAAVLAVVIVLWLFVKILKELKANQVLQAELTRINEETARRIDVIEELAERVVQGDYTVKVKNEDQKDSLGNLATSLNRMTQTLEENFTALQNRNKELDQFAYVAAHDLKAPLRGVTTVVKWIEDELASELGQQMRQYLAMMKDRLNRLDDLINGLLAYARAGRDSQAQEQVSVEQLVHEVADMVVPAGFQVEQPDPLPTFLTDRLGLQQVFTNLMGNAVKYHHQPTGTITIGCRDVGRHYEFRVQDDGPGIAPEYHEKIFLIFQTLRDRHTAESTGIGLSIVKKIIDEQKGSIHVESAPGQGATFVFTWPK from the coding sequence ATGCGTCTGAAGCTCAACACCAAAATTATTCTGGGCTTTAGCCTGGCGCTGTCTGTGCTGCTGCTCACCTCGCTGGGCGCCTACAAAAGCATTCAGCAGTTGTCGTTCTACACGCAGCAAGTTCAGCACACCAACCAGGTACTCCAGCACACCTCCGACTTGCGCATGCGCATTCGTGACGCGCAGGTAGCGGTTCGGGGCTACTTGCTGCTTGGCGAACCAACCTATCTGCTGGCGTACCGCGACGGGTTTCAGAGAGCAACCATCGACCTGGATTCGCTGCAGCAGGCCGTCCGCGACAATCCGGAGCAGCAGAGCCGGCTCGACACGCTACGGCGCACCATAAGCCGGGAGCGGGCCTTTCTAGACCCGTGGACCTCGCTGCCGCCTTCCCCTTCCACAGCCCGCAACCTGGTAGAGGCCGACCGAAACAACCTCAATCACCTCCAGGAGCTATTGGCTCGGTTGCGCGCTTCCGAAGAGGCCTTGCTACGGGACCGGATGCGCAACCAGGACTTGTACCGCATTACGTCGCCAGCGGCCATTATTGCAGCGGCGGTGCTGGCCGTGGTGATTGTGCTGTGGCTGTTCGTCAAGATTCTGAAAGAGCTGAAAGCCAACCAAGTGCTACAAGCCGAACTCACCCGCATCAACGAGGAAACAGCCCGCCGCATCGATGTAATCGAGGAACTGGCCGAGCGGGTGGTGCAGGGCGACTACACGGTGAAAGTCAAGAACGAAGACCAGAAAGATAGTCTCGGCAACCTGGCTACGTCACTGAACCGCATGACGCAAACGCTGGAAGAAAACTTCACGGCCTTGCAAAACCGCAACAAAGAGCTAGACCAGTTTGCCTACGTAGCCGCCCACGACTTGAAAGCTCCCCTGAGGGGGGTAACCACCGTGGTGAAATGGATTGAAGACGAACTAGCCAGCGAACTGGGGCAGCAAATGCGACAGTACCTAGCCATGATGAAAGACCGCCTCAATCGACTGGACGACCTCATCAACGGGCTACTAGCATATGCGCGGGCCGGCCGAGACAGCCAGGCCCAAGAACAAGTCAGCGTGGAGCAACTGGTGCATGAGGTAGCGGACATGGTGGTGCCGGCCGGCTTTCAGGTAGAGCAGCCCGACCCGCTGCCCACTTTCCTCACCGACCGCCTGGGCTTGCAGCAGGTGTTCACCAACCTCATGGGCAATGCCGTTAAGTACCATCACCAGCCCACCGGCACCATCACCATCGGCTGCCGCGACGTGGGCCGCCACTACGAGTTTCGAGTGCAAGACGACGGCCCCGGTATTGCGCCGGAGTACCACGAGAAAATATTCCTCATTTTCCAGACCCTGCGCGACCGGCACACGGCCGAAAGCACAGGTATTGGGCTTAGTATTGTCAAAAAAATAATCGACGAGCAAAAAGGCAGTATTCACGTAGAGTCAGCACCTGGCCAGGGTGCCACCTTCGTCTTTACTTGGCCAAAATGA
- a CDS encoding TrmH family RNA methyltransferase, with amino-acid sequence MSVPDSITSPQNPRIKNLLRLQQKSSERREQGLTIIEGHRELTIAHGAGVAVTALFVCPELAGGAQLQELRTLLGSGPTEWFEVSRAVFEKVAYREGSDGVLALVRPPRLTLQSLPLPAAPLLLVLESVEKPGNLGAILRTADAAQATAVVVCDPRTDLYNPNAIRASIGCSFTVPTVATTRAELLDWCRQHGIQTYAAALTERAVAYTTCDFRGPTALVMGTEADGLTPELLAACDHTIIIPMRGAIDSLNVSTATAILTFEAVRQRGA; translated from the coding sequence ATGTCTGTGCCCGACTCTATTACCAGCCCCCAGAATCCACGCATCAAGAACCTGCTACGCTTGCAGCAGAAGTCGTCGGAGCGGCGCGAGCAGGGCCTGACCATCATTGAAGGCCACCGCGAGCTAACTATTGCGCACGGGGCCGGCGTGGCCGTTACGGCGCTGTTCGTGTGCCCCGAGTTGGCCGGCGGCGCCCAGTTGCAGGAGTTGCGCACCTTGCTGGGCAGCGGCCCCACAGAATGGTTCGAGGTATCGAGGGCGGTATTCGAGAAAGTAGCCTACCGCGAGGGGTCCGATGGGGTGCTGGCCTTGGTTCGGCCGCCCCGCCTCACGCTGCAAAGCTTGCCACTGCCCGCCGCGCCGCTGCTGCTGGTGCTGGAATCGGTAGAGAAACCCGGCAACCTGGGCGCCATCCTGCGGACTGCTGATGCGGCCCAGGCAACCGCCGTTGTGGTCTGCGACCCGCGCACCGACCTCTACAATCCCAACGCCATTCGGGCCAGTATCGGGTGCAGCTTCACGGTGCCTACAGTAGCCACCACGCGCGCTGAACTGCTGGACTGGTGCCGTCAGCACGGCATTCAAACCTATGCCGCTGCCCTCACGGAGCGGGCTGTGGCCTATACCACCTGCGACTTCCGGGGGCCTACTGCTCTGGTGATGGGTACCGAAGCCGATGGCCTCACCCCCGAACTACTAGCCGCCTGCGACCATACCATCATCATCCCCATGCGCGGTGCCATCGACTCGCTGAACGTGAGTACGGCCACAGCTATTCTCACGTTTGAAGCCGTGCGGCAACGTGGCGCCTGA
- a CDS encoding ArnT family glycosyltransferase: protein MTPTLPETRLLSRWGGPLLGIMATLGLLVDLGGLTLRHWDEARLGVNAIEMAQSNKWLITTFGFKPDLWNTKPPLMIWLQAGLIQLLGPTEWAVRLPAALAALATIGLLYWFMAKFMRRPLGGLLAGIVLVSSQGFLGQHHGHAGDYDALLTLMQLVVGLSVLLLLETKQRRWWVGVGVGLIMATLTKGVAVLLPLPGMALYCLAQRRGRALLRTTGFWLVLLSWMAAAVGWYTLREHVGPGYWAAINENELSGRFAAVVEKHEEPWYYYIARMAAARFLPWVYVVPVVVFFALRHPDARARRVAAFAASWAVGMLVVLTIAKTKIEWYSVPTYPWLALLIGLGSPRLATLLLGRVHSRPVQLSLRVLLTAFLVVPPLAAIGLEQRRYRRDTADEARVGYGLRALSEEDQPPTPLFVVAPGTFYTALLPPTVSGGISGYNASLRFYVLGYPRELRVVPPASVASLRSPGYVLTSTAADSALVRATFPRASCRAVGRFPCWLWRLLPAN, encoded by the coding sequence ATGACCCCAACCCTGCCTGAAACACGATTGCTGAGCCGCTGGGGCGGCCCATTGTTGGGGATAATGGCTACGTTAGGGTTGCTGGTCGATTTGGGGGGGCTTACGCTGCGGCACTGGGACGAGGCACGGTTGGGCGTCAATGCCATAGAAATGGCGCAAAGCAACAAGTGGCTGATTACCACTTTCGGCTTCAAGCCTGATTTGTGGAACACCAAGCCGCCTCTGATGATTTGGCTACAAGCCGGGCTTATCCAACTGCTTGGCCCTACCGAGTGGGCAGTGCGCTTGCCTGCCGCCTTGGCTGCTTTGGCTACCATTGGCCTGCTGTACTGGTTTATGGCCAAGTTCATGCGTCGCCCGCTGGGGGGCTTGTTGGCGGGTATTGTGCTGGTAAGTTCCCAGGGCTTCCTCGGCCAGCACCACGGCCACGCCGGCGACTACGATGCTCTGCTCACCTTGATGCAGCTGGTTGTTGGGCTGTCGGTGCTACTGCTGCTCGAAACCAAGCAGCGCCGCTGGTGGGTGGGGGTAGGGGTGGGGTTGATTATGGCCACGCTCACCAAAGGGGTAGCTGTGTTGCTGCCGTTGCCCGGTATGGCTCTGTATTGCCTGGCACAGCGCCGGGGTCGGGCGTTGCTGCGCACCACCGGCTTCTGGTTGGTGCTGCTGAGCTGGATGGCTGCGGCTGTGGGTTGGTATACGCTGCGGGAGCACGTGGGCCCAGGCTATTGGGCGGCCATCAACGAAAATGAGCTGAGCGGACGTTTTGCGGCCGTGGTTGAAAAGCATGAGGAGCCTTGGTATTACTATATTGCTCGGATGGCAGCAGCCCGGTTTCTGCCTTGGGTGTACGTGGTGCCAGTGGTTGTTTTCTTTGCCCTGCGCCACCCCGATGCCCGCGCCCGGCGAGTAGCAGCATTTGCAGCAAGCTGGGCAGTTGGCATGCTGGTAGTGTTGACAATAGCCAAAACCAAGATCGAGTGGTATTCTGTGCCCACTTATCCGTGGTTGGCATTGCTTATTGGCCTTGGTAGTCCGCGGCTGGCTACGTTGCTGTTGGGCCGGGTGCATAGCCGGCCTGTGCAATTAAGTTTGCGGGTATTGCTCACCGCCTTCTTGGTTGTCCCGCCCTTGGCTGCCATTGGGTTAGAGCAACGGCGCTACCGCCGAGACACCGCCGATGAGGCCCGGGTCGGCTACGGATTGCGGGCGTTGAGCGAAGAAGACCAGCCCCCGACACCCTTATTCGTGGTGGCGCCAGGGACTTTTTATACCGCCTTGTTGCCCCCTACTGTCTCGGGCGGTATATCTGGCTACAATGCGTCGTTGCGCTTCTACGTGCTAGGGTATCCGCGCGAATTGCGTGTGGTGCCGCCGGCAAGTGTAGCTTCTCTCCGCAGCCCCGGATACGTCCTGACCTCCACCGCCGCCGACTCGGCCCTTGTGCGCGCCACGTTTCCCCGCGCTTCCTGTCGAGCAGTAGGTCGCTTTCCGTGCTGGCTATGGCGCCTTCTGCCCGCCAATTAA
- a CDS encoding acylphosphatase, producing MPHYTLQIHGRVQGVFYRQSARTEAQRLGLTGYARNNPDGTVTIEAEGPAEKLAALEAWCHQGPAAAEVTKVEVQPGEVQGYSLFEIRR from the coding sequence ATGCCCCACTATACGTTACAGATTCATGGCCGCGTGCAGGGCGTGTTCTACCGCCAAAGTGCCCGCACCGAAGCGCAGCGCCTAGGCCTCACCGGCTACGCCCGAAACAACCCCGACGGCACCGTAACAATTGAAGCAGAGGGCCCAGCTGAAAAGCTGGCTGCTTTGGAAGCGTGGTGCCACCAGGGGCCCGCGGCGGCCGAGGTAACCAAGGTGGAAGTGCAGCCAGGAGAGGTGCAGGGATACTCTTTGTTTGAAATAAGGCGCTAA
- a CDS encoding cytochrome ubiquinol oxidase subunit I has protein sequence MDDFLAARSQMALSLGFHIIFSCIGMVMPFFMAVSHFQWLRSGDVAYKNLTKAWSKGVAIFFATGAVSGTVLSFELGLLWPKFMEHAGPIFGMPFSLEGTAFFIEAIALGFFLYGWGRFHPWFHWFTGVVVGISGLASGILVVAANAWMNSPAGFDFVNGQYLNIDPIRAMFNDAWLSQAIHMSLAAFAATGFAVAGVHALMILKRRNVQFHTRAFQIAALFAAVAAVLQPLSGDFSAKDVARRQPAKLAAMEAHFYTEKRASLVLGGLPDEQGKKVDYAIKIPGMLSFLAHGNFEQEVTGLDQIPVADQPPVLVPHVAFQLMVGLGMAMVALSILYFIAIWRKKRWLRSEWLLKLFVAATPAGFLAVEAGWTVTEVGRQPWIINGVMRTADAVTPMPGIAYSFYLFSAVYVSLSVVVIFLLYRQIKMVPELYDQPAQLAAA, from the coding sequence ATGGACGATTTCCTTGCTGCCCGGTCACAAATGGCCCTCTCGTTGGGCTTCCACATCATCTTCTCGTGCATCGGCATGGTGATGCCGTTTTTTATGGCGGTTTCGCACTTCCAGTGGCTCCGTAGCGGCGATGTTGCCTATAAAAACCTAACCAAAGCCTGGAGCAAAGGCGTAGCTATCTTCTTTGCTACCGGGGCCGTTTCGGGTACGGTACTCTCGTTTGAGTTGGGGCTGCTGTGGCCGAAGTTTATGGAGCACGCAGGCCCCATCTTCGGCATGCCTTTCTCATTGGAAGGCACCGCCTTTTTCATTGAAGCCATTGCCTTAGGCTTTTTTCTGTACGGCTGGGGGCGGTTTCACCCGTGGTTTCACTGGTTTACGGGCGTAGTGGTGGGTATAAGCGGCTTGGCTTCCGGTATTTTGGTGGTAGCCGCCAACGCCTGGATGAACAGCCCGGCCGGCTTCGACTTCGTGAACGGGCAGTATCTGAACATCGACCCGATACGCGCCATGTTTAATGATGCGTGGCTCTCGCAGGCCATTCACATGTCGTTGGCGGCGTTTGCCGCCACTGGCTTTGCCGTGGCCGGCGTGCACGCCCTCATGATATTGAAGCGGCGCAACGTGCAATTTCACACCCGGGCATTTCAGATTGCGGCCCTGTTTGCTGCCGTAGCCGCTGTGCTTCAGCCATTAAGCGGCGACTTCTCGGCCAAGGACGTCGCGCGTCGGCAGCCTGCCAAGCTAGCGGCTATGGAGGCCCATTTCTACACCGAGAAACGCGCCTCGTTGGTATTAGGTGGCTTACCCGACGAGCAAGGCAAGAAAGTGGACTACGCCATCAAGATTCCGGGGATGCTGAGCTTCTTGGCGCACGGCAATTTCGAGCAGGAAGTCACCGGCCTCGACCAGATTCCGGTTGCCGACCAGCCGCCCGTGTTGGTGCCGCACGTGGCGTTTCAGCTGATGGTGGGGCTGGGCATGGCTATGGTCGCCCTATCCATCCTGTACTTCATAGCCATCTGGCGCAAAAAACGCTGGTTGCGCAGCGAGTGGCTATTGAAGCTATTTGTGGCCGCTACGCCCGCCGGCTTCCTTGCCGTGGAAGCTGGCTGGACGGTAACGGAAGTCGGCCGTCAGCCCTGGATTATCAACGGCGTCATGCGCACCGCCGATGCTGTCACGCCGATGCCAGGTATTGCTTATTCTTTTTACCTGTTTTCGGCGGTGTACGTGTCGTTGAGTGTGGTTGTGATTTTCCTGCTCTACCGCCAAATCAAAATGGTGCCGGAACTCTACGACCAACCCGCGCAGCTAGCCGCAGCGTAG
- a CDS encoding cytochrome d ubiquinol oxidase subunit II, with protein sequence MQYVVITYLCLAILLYLLLGGADFGAGIMELFTSSKNRSAARQTMSHAIGPIWEANHMWLIIAVVILFVGFPRIYSVMSVYLHIPLLIMLMGIIARGTAFVFRHYDAVKDRMQQLYNRIFALSSAVTPFFLGVIAASVVAGTIDLQASDFLSAYVFSWLHWFSVAVGVFTVALCGYLASVYSIGEAHNEADKRYFIRKTRTMTVLAFAAGGLVFLAAEMEGIPLWQWIFGNVVGTAAVVLATISLGAMAYAVGRGWTVLPRLLAGFQVTMILLAIGYRHFPDFIVVQNGANLSLLKDQAPAATIDALGWALLLGSIFILPALYYLYYSFQHQAEEVAEAAH encoded by the coding sequence ATGCAATACGTCGTCATCACTTACCTGTGCCTGGCTATCCTGCTGTATTTGCTGCTGGGTGGCGCCGACTTTGGGGCCGGTATTATGGAGCTATTTACGAGCAGCAAAAACCGTAGTGCCGCCCGCCAAACCATGTCGCATGCCATCGGACCCATCTGGGAAGCCAATCATATGTGGCTCATTATTGCTGTGGTGATTCTGTTCGTGGGGTTTCCGCGCATCTACAGCGTTATGTCGGTGTACCTACACATCCCACTGCTAATTATGCTCATGGGCATTATAGCCCGCGGCACGGCCTTCGTGTTTCGGCACTATGATGCCGTGAAGGACCGCATGCAGCAATTGTATAACCGCATCTTTGCGCTGTCGAGTGCCGTGACGCCGTTTTTTCTGGGGGTCATTGCTGCCAGCGTAGTGGCCGGAACCATCGACTTGCAAGCGTCGGATTTTCTGTCAGCTTACGTGTTTAGCTGGTTGCACTGGTTTTCGGTGGCCGTGGGCGTTTTCACGGTAGCGCTGTGCGGGTATTTAGCTAGTGTGTACAGCATCGGCGAAGCACACAACGAGGCCGACAAACGCTACTTCATCCGCAAAACCCGCACCATGACTGTCTTGGCCTTTGCCGCCGGTGGGCTGGTGTTTCTGGCCGCCGAAATGGAAGGTATTCCGCTCTGGCAGTGGATTTTCGGCAATGTGGTAGGTACGGCGGCTGTGGTATTGGCTACTATTTCGTTGGGGGCAATGGCGTACGCCGTTGGTCGGGGCTGGACAGTTCTGCCGCGCTTGTTAGCTGGGTTCCAGGTTACCATGATTTTGCTGGCCATCGGCTACCGTCACTTCCCCGATTTTATTGTGGTGCAAAACGGCGCTAACCTTTCGCTGCTGAAAGACCAGGCACCCGCGGCTACTATCGACGCTTTAGGCTGGGCGTTGCTACTGGGTAGCATCTTTATTCTGCCTGCCCTGTATTACCTCTACTACAGCTTCCAGCACCAAGCCGAGGAGGTAGCAGAAGCCGCGCACTAA
- a CDS encoding YqjF family protein, with protein MSTSSLTLPSRRIPLMRQRWSELLFAHWPVAPEVLRPYLPARLELDLFEGQAWLGVVPFSMGGIRPLGLPAVPGLHHLHELNVRTYARLDGVPGVWFLSLDATNPFGVWAARTFFHLPYLHAEISLTQTGSALRAVAKRTHKGVAPATFAATWTPGQALPPTQPGTLAHFLTERYFLYTAGPNLLRDIQGPNLWRGQLFHEPWRLREATLSEWDSTLVESHGLPTPVGAPLLYAADALDVWVRELRRV; from the coding sequence ATGTCTACCTCTTCGCTCACGCTACCTAGCCGCCGTATCCCGCTGATGCGGCAACGCTGGAGTGAGTTGTTATTTGCGCACTGGCCAGTAGCGCCAGAAGTGTTGCGGCCCTATTTGCCGGCGCGGCTGGAACTAGATTTGTTTGAAGGACAAGCTTGGCTGGGCGTAGTTCCCTTTAGCATGGGCGGTATTCGGCCACTGGGGTTGCCTGCTGTGCCAGGGTTGCATCATTTGCACGAGCTTAATGTGCGCACGTATGCGCGTTTGGATGGAGTGCCGGGCGTTTGGTTTCTTTCCCTGGATGCCACCAATCCATTCGGCGTGTGGGCCGCCCGAACGTTCTTCCACCTCCCCTACCTGCACGCCGAGATTAGCTTGACGCAAACCGGCAGTGCGCTGCGGGCCGTAGCCAAACGCACGCACAAAGGAGTAGCACCAGCCACCTTTGCCGCTACCTGGACGCCAGGGCAAGCACTCCCGCCAACTCAGCCGGGTACATTAGCGCATTTTCTGACCGAGCGGTACTTTCTCTACACCGCGGGACCCAACCTGCTGCGGGATATACAGGGGCCCAACCTATGGCGCGGCCAACTCTTTCACGAGCCTTGGAGGTTACGGGAGGCTACGCTCAGCGAATGGGATTCGACGTTGGTGGAAAGCCACGGTCTTCCAACCCCAGTAGGTGCTCCCCTGCTCTATGCTGCCGATGCATTGGACGTGTGGGTCCGGGAACTGCGGCGCGTGTAG